A DNA window from Caulobacter mirabilis contains the following coding sequences:
- a CDS encoding TolC family protein, whose protein sequence is MRTRCSPLLLLALALSVSTAGVASAQALSPVPSPPSNPVPNGPAVPLGLTEAVAIGLRDNRSLKSAYLERVVQKFDLAVAERRFVPVARITARVTEARSDAPNRDSTEAAGGVEGSWLLPTGGTIGFSWGRLERLDARSTDRRDTSSLSLTQPLLRGGGWDVAMAPLRSARIRERINKLSLESTVSNTVSTIIFSYRTLLQSQEQVRLAELSLERTKVLLETNKALIEAGRMAAADLVQTESGLANQEVSVLSAYRQRESAQLALLRLLALDPRTNVVAVDDVKVERVDIDLDRVLALGFDSRLDILSQRLTLDEARQGLMLAKNNRLWDVSLTASTGRSEVIDPILGPRTPLDDTTVGVRVGIPLGDYGPKAAELRAETAVRTAELRYEELSQAIEAQIRDAVQTVDMNWRQLEAARRARDLAARALDLQQEKLKVGRASNFEVLSFQDSLRNADAQELNARISYLNALTALDQQIGSTLETWRINLND, encoded by the coding sequence GTGCGGACTAGATGCTCGCCTCTCCTGCTGCTCGCCCTGGCCCTCTCCGTCTCGACCGCTGGCGTCGCGTCGGCGCAAGCCCTGTCGCCGGTCCCGTCGCCGCCCTCGAACCCGGTGCCCAACGGCCCCGCCGTCCCACTCGGCCTCACCGAAGCCGTGGCCATCGGCTTGCGCGACAACCGAAGCCTCAAGTCGGCCTATCTGGAACGCGTGGTCCAGAAGTTCGACCTGGCCGTCGCCGAGCGTCGCTTCGTCCCTGTCGCCCGCATCACCGCGCGGGTCACGGAGGCTCGCAGCGACGCTCCCAACAGAGACTCGACCGAGGCCGCCGGCGGTGTCGAAGGGTCGTGGCTGCTGCCGACCGGCGGCACGATCGGTTTCTCCTGGGGCCGCCTCGAGCGACTCGACGCGCGGAGCACCGACCGCAGAGACACCTCGTCGCTGTCCCTCACGCAGCCGCTGCTCCGCGGCGGCGGATGGGACGTCGCGATGGCCCCTCTGCGATCGGCGCGCATCCGGGAGCGGATCAATAAGCTCTCTCTCGAATCCACGGTCTCGAACACCGTCTCGACGATCATCTTCAGCTACCGCACCCTGCTGCAGAGCCAGGAGCAGGTCCGGCTCGCGGAGCTGTCGCTCGAGCGGACCAAGGTCTTGCTGGAGACCAACAAGGCGCTCATCGAGGCTGGCCGCATGGCGGCGGCGGACCTCGTCCAGACCGAGTCCGGCCTCGCCAACCAGGAGGTCTCCGTCCTGTCCGCCTATCGGCAGCGGGAAAGCGCCCAACTCGCCCTGCTGAGACTTCTGGCCCTCGATCCGCGCACCAACGTCGTGGCCGTCGACGACGTGAAGGTCGAGAGGGTTGATATCGATCTGGACCGCGTCCTGGCCCTGGGGTTCGATTCACGCCTGGACATCCTCAGCCAGCGGCTGACCCTGGACGAAGCCCGGCAAGGCCTGATGCTGGCCAAGAACAATCGGCTCTGGGACGTCAGCCTGACCGCCTCCACCGGCCGGTCCGAGGTCATCGACCCGATCCTGGGGCCGCGCACCCCGCTGGACGACACCACCGTCGGCGTGCGCGTGGGCATTCCCCTGGGCGACTACGGCCCCAAGGCGGCCGAGCTCCGCGCCGAGACGGCCGTTCGAACGGCAGAGCTTCGCTACGAGGAGCTGTCGCAGGCGATCGAGGCGCAGATCCGCGACGCCGTCCAGACGGTCGACATGAACTGGCGCCAGCTCGAGGCTGCGCGGCGGGCGCGCGACCTGGCCGCGCGCGCGCTCGACCTGCAGCAGGAGAAACTGAAGGTAGGCCGGGCGTCCAACTTCGAGGTCCTGTCCTTCCAGGACAGCCTCAGGAACGCCGACGCCCAGGAACTCAACGCCCGGATTTCCTACCTCAATGCGCTCACCGCGCTGGATCAGCAAATCGGAAGCACGCTCGAAACATGGCGCATCAACTTGAACGACTGA
- a CDS encoding ABC transporter ATP-binding protein, translating to MLKLASIEKAYKTAGGSVPVLKDLSLEIEGAGFCAILGPSGSGKSTLLNIIGLLDRPDSGQVFLDGAPADFASAAEAARLRNRLIGFVFQSFQLLPRLTAWENVALPLLYRNVPRKDRKPQALAMLERVGLGDRAEHHPNQLSGGQMQRVALARALVSNPRLLLADEPTGNLDSVTASEALTLLRTLNRDFGVTIVMVTHDRDLAMTCDRQIEIRDGRIIADTRRQ from the coding sequence GTGCTCAAGCTGGCCAGTATCGAGAAGGCCTACAAGACGGCCGGAGGGTCCGTACCGGTTCTGAAAGACCTCTCCCTCGAGATCGAGGGCGCGGGCTTCTGCGCGATCCTGGGCCCGTCCGGCTCCGGGAAGAGCACGCTGCTCAACATCATCGGCCTGCTCGACCGTCCCGACAGCGGCCAGGTCTTTCTGGACGGGGCGCCCGCGGACTTCGCGTCGGCGGCCGAGGCCGCGCGCCTGCGCAATCGCCTGATCGGCTTCGTCTTCCAGTCGTTCCAACTGCTGCCGCGGCTGACCGCCTGGGAGAACGTCGCCCTGCCGCTTCTCTATCGCAACGTGCCGCGCAAGGACCGCAAGCCGCAGGCGCTGGCCATGCTGGAGCGCGTCGGCCTTGGCGACCGCGCCGAGCACCATCCCAATCAGCTTTCCGGCGGCCAGATGCAGCGCGTGGCCCTCGCCCGCGCCCTGGTCAGCAACCCGCGCCTGCTGCTGGCGGACGAGCCGACCGGCAATCTCGACAGCGTCACCGCCAGCGAAGCGCTGACGCTCCTCCGCACCCTCAATCGCGACTTCGGCGTCACCATCGTCATGGTCACCCATGATCGCGATCTGGCGATGACCTGCGATCGACAGATCGAGATCCGCGACGGCCGGATCATCGCCGACACGAGGCGTCAATGA
- a CDS encoding ABC transporter permease, with protein MTSRARPYGVPLGEVLREAFANLLARGQRSGLALLGIVVGTASIIAMLNIGHVAQLETMKQFERLGIDTIQVRSTPNGGEGGFPKATIEDLPKTVPGVVEATPYATAQISGRAGGKEASLFLIAAPPSLAPRLALTAQTGRLLTAFDDCAPVGVIGAEAAQKLARRPADMLGQQVALGSYLFTVVGVLEAIPSDGFSVARYNDAFMIPQGCARRVLPSNQANAALVRVADDADVDRIDGELKRSLTNRTTLVQTTNAKSIIVTMNRQKGLIAAVLAAIGGISLLVGGIGVMNVMLMNVLERRREIGLRAAIGATPKDIQLMFVAEAAMLAAAGGLVGAILGLLLSALAVKLFSWDFAIAYHLMPIGPLGSGVIGVLFGLYPALSASRIDPIEALRAD; from the coding sequence ATGACCTCGCGCGCGCGCCCCTATGGCGTGCCGCTGGGCGAGGTCCTGCGGGAGGCCTTCGCCAACCTGCTCGCGCGAGGGCAGCGCTCCGGCCTCGCCCTGCTCGGCATCGTCGTCGGGACGGCCTCCATCATCGCGATGCTCAACATCGGCCATGTCGCCCAGCTGGAGACCATGAAGCAGTTCGAGAGGCTGGGCATCGACACGATCCAGGTCCGAAGCACGCCCAATGGAGGCGAGGGCGGCTTTCCGAAAGCCACGATCGAAGATCTTCCCAAGACGGTTCCCGGCGTCGTCGAGGCGACCCCTTACGCGACAGCCCAGATCTCCGGCCGGGCGGGCGGTAAGGAGGCCTCGCTCTTCCTCATCGCCGCCCCGCCGTCGCTGGCTCCGCGGCTGGCGCTGACGGCGCAGACCGGCCGCCTGCTCACCGCCTTCGACGACTGCGCGCCGGTCGGCGTGATCGGGGCGGAAGCCGCGCAGAAGCTGGCGCGACGTCCCGCAGACATGCTCGGCCAGCAGGTCGCCCTGGGCTCCTATCTGTTCACGGTCGTCGGCGTCCTCGAAGCGATCCCGAGCGACGGCTTCAGCGTGGCCCGATACAACGACGCCTTCATGATCCCGCAGGGTTGCGCACGACGCGTCCTGCCCAGCAACCAGGCCAACGCCGCGCTCGTGCGGGTCGCCGACGACGCCGATGTCGATCGGATCGACGGCGAGCTGAAGCGCTCGCTCACCAACCGGACGACGTTGGTCCAGACCACCAACGCCAAGTCGATCATCGTGACGATGAACCGCCAGAAGGGCCTGATCGCCGCGGTGCTGGCCGCCATCGGCGGCATATCGCTGCTGGTCGGGGGGATCGGCGTCATGAACGTCATGCTGATGAACGTGCTGGAGCGGCGACGGGAAATCGGCCTGCGCGCCGCGATCGGCGCGACGCCGAAGGACATCCAGCTGATGTTCGTGGCGGAGGCGGCGATGCTGGCCGCCGCCGGCGGCCTGGTGGGCGCGATCTTGGGGCTGCTGCTCTCGGCGCTCGCGGTGAAACTGTTCAGCTGGGACTTCGCCATCGCCTATCATCTGATGCCCATCGGCCCGCTCGGTTCCGGCGTGATCGGCGTGCTGTTCGGCCTCTATCCTGCCCTGTCCGCATCGCGGATCGATCCGATCGAGGCCCTTCGTGCGGACTAG
- a CDS encoding efflux RND transporter periplasmic adaptor subunit, whose amino-acid sequence MAHQLERLTTAIRRRPGRTALVAVAALLILTVWTCTARKPDAKRAGEVQRHYTVSKQSFAVSTGFQGEIAPGESLAVVAPFDGVLQRLNFAYGDQVEAGQVLAEFDVADVQRSRNDAESTYLKSARGAADLQNWQSGPEMSRARRSLITARLEFEQAERRLKETRSLLDRGLVPRMEYETLERQVQSQKMALEAAEQDLQITAGRGEGSYRRIAELDLSNSTNRLSTVSADMAKARVVAPDSGIIVMPPSGGQDKADGGVTVGGRLSKGQPLGVIARAGALGVRFQLDEGDVNTIKLGQAVTVTGAGFSGVLKGRIHSIAGQAKKDAGGGKAVFVAMALLDPLPAEQARQVRIGMTANLNITSYTNPSVITLPPQAIQGSPANPFVLVQSNPRKAPQEVRVQLGKSSPFAVEVLAGLKPGDRVVWSVPGVPASR is encoded by the coding sequence ATGGCGCATCAACTTGAACGACTGACCACGGCGATCCGGCGACGCCCCGGACGCACGGCCCTCGTGGCGGTCGCGGCGCTGCTGATCCTGACCGTCTGGACCTGCACGGCGCGCAAGCCCGACGCCAAGCGCGCGGGCGAGGTCCAGCGGCACTACACGGTGAGCAAGCAGTCCTTCGCCGTTTCCACCGGTTTCCAGGGCGAGATCGCGCCGGGAGAGAGCCTGGCGGTCGTCGCGCCGTTCGACGGCGTTCTGCAGCGCCTGAACTTCGCCTACGGCGATCAGGTGGAGGCCGGCCAGGTGTTGGCGGAGTTCGATGTCGCCGACGTGCAAAGGAGCCGGAACGACGCCGAAAGCACCTATCTGAAATCGGCCCGCGGCGCCGCCGATCTCCAGAACTGGCAGAGCGGGCCGGAAATGTCGCGCGCCCGGCGCAGCCTCATCACCGCGAGACTGGAGTTCGAACAGGCCGAGCGGCGCCTGAAGGAAACGCGGTCGCTGCTGGACCGGGGCCTTGTGCCTCGCATGGAGTACGAGACGCTCGAGCGGCAGGTGCAGTCGCAGAAGATGGCCCTGGAAGCCGCCGAGCAGGATCTCCAGATCACCGCCGGCCGCGGCGAAGGCTCCTATCGTCGGATTGCGGAGCTTGACCTGAGCAACTCCACGAACCGGCTGTCGACGGTCAGCGCGGACATGGCGAAAGCCCGGGTCGTGGCGCCCGACTCCGGCATCATCGTCATGCCGCCCTCCGGCGGCCAGGACAAGGCGGATGGAGGCGTCACGGTCGGCGGTCGGCTGTCGAAGGGCCAGCCCCTGGGCGTCATCGCGAGGGCCGGCGCTCTGGGCGTGCGATTCCAGCTGGACGAAGGCGACGTGAACACCATCAAGCTCGGCCAGGCGGTGACCGTAACCGGGGCTGGCTTCTCCGGCGTGTTGAAGGGTCGGATCCACAGTATCGCGGGCCAGGCGAAGAAGGACGCGGGCGGCGGCAAGGCGGTGTTCGTGGCGATGGCGCTGCTCGATCCGCTGCCAGCGGAACAGGCCCGTCAGGTGCGCATCGGCATGACCGCCAACCTGAACATCACCTCCTACACCAACCCTTCGGTGATAACCCTGCCTCCGCAGGCGATCCAGGGATCGCCCGCGAACCCGTTCGTGTTGGTTCAAAGCAATCCCCGCAAGGCGCCGCAGGAGGTCCGGGTCCAACTCGGCAAGTCCAGCCCGTTCGCCGTCGAGGTGCTGGCCGGGCTCAAGCCCGGAGATCGGGTCGTCTGGAGCGTTCCCGGCGTTCCGGCGTCGCGATAG